The Tripterygium wilfordii isolate XIE 37 chromosome 4, ASM1340144v1, whole genome shotgun sequence genome has a window encoding:
- the LOC119996125 gene encoding uncharacterized protein LOC119996125 isoform X1 — MAKFNVVQKRRRAQIAERKRASHGDSLTRKLKQKAQPLSISGKRRRKIEKKWRREQNEAVEKGLITMEDIEMAVTDVENSQDDKKMPRKINVKKGLKLKQLKRGKGKKKRNSSKQGTGVSDEAMVE, encoded by the exons ATGGCGAAGTTCAATGTGGTGCAGAAGAGGAGGAGAGCACAAATAGCTGAGAGAAAGAGAGCGTCTCATGGAGACTCGCTTACTCGCAAGCTCAAGCAAAAGGCACAGCCTCTCTCCATCTCGGGGAAACGCAGGCGCAAGATCGAGAAGAAATGGCGCAGG GAGCAGAATGAAGCCGTGGAAAAGGGGCTCATCACCATGGAAGATATTGAAATGGCTGTTACTGATG TAGAAAACTCTCAGGatgacaaaaagatgccaagaaAAATTAATGTGAAGAAGGGTTTGAAGCTTAAACAATTGAAGCGCGGCAAAG gaaagaagaaaaggaattcTTCCAAGCAAGGCACAGGTGTGTCAGATGAAGCCATGGTAGAATAA
- the LOC119996125 gene encoding uncharacterized protein LOC119996125 isoform X2, with protein MAKFNVVQKRRRAQIAERKRASHGDSLTRKLKQKAQPLSISGKRRRKIEKKWRREQNEAVEKGLITMEDIEMAVTDENSQDDKKMPRKINVKKGLKLKQLKRGKGKKKRNSSKQGTGVSDEAMVE; from the exons ATGGCGAAGTTCAATGTGGTGCAGAAGAGGAGGAGAGCACAAATAGCTGAGAGAAAGAGAGCGTCTCATGGAGACTCGCTTACTCGCAAGCTCAAGCAAAAGGCACAGCCTCTCTCCATCTCGGGGAAACGCAGGCGCAAGATCGAGAAGAAATGGCGCAGG GAGCAGAATGAAGCCGTGGAAAAGGGGCTCATCACCATGGAAGATATTGAAATGGCTGTTACTGATG AAAACTCTCAGGatgacaaaaagatgccaagaaAAATTAATGTGAAGAAGGGTTTGAAGCTTAAACAATTGAAGCGCGGCAAAG gaaagaagaaaaggaattcTTCCAAGCAAGGCACAGGTGTGTCAGATGAAGCCATGGTAGAATAA